One stretch of Pseudovibrio brasiliensis DNA includes these proteins:
- a CDS encoding DUF930 domain-containing protein — protein MLFTFSLLAHLFAFWLLAMSNLPRGFRARPVKSIGVELIGTAQFEKLFAPPVVEEPPTASLSPAPIVEDKPQELPPPVVREEPVKGPQPVIADNFQLGRLLEAPENKELKESLVLFDPSDQREQLCNLEVMEQIHLWNESFNPERVVAFAYKDPAVFGDTVTAEGAAFRSNGEWYHLTYKCTWNPTTNLVTALEFLSGDLIPHSEWEDHFLFAQ, from the coding sequence ATGCTTTTCACTTTCTCGCTGCTGGCGCATCTGTTTGCCTTCTGGCTGCTGGCCATGTCCAACCTACCCCGTGGGTTTCGGGCCCGGCCCGTCAAAAGCATTGGGGTTGAACTTATCGGTACGGCCCAGTTTGAAAAGCTGTTCGCCCCGCCTGTTGTTGAGGAGCCGCCTACGGCCTCCCTCTCCCCTGCTCCAATCGTGGAGGACAAACCGCAGGAGCTGCCACCGCCCGTGGTGCGGGAGGAGCCAGTCAAAGGCCCTCAACCGGTAATCGCCGACAACTTCCAGCTTGGCCGCCTGCTGGAAGCACCGGAGAACAAAGAGCTGAAAGAGTCTCTGGTTCTGTTCGACCCATCAGACCAGCGCGAACAGCTGTGCAATTTGGAAGTGATGGAGCAGATCCATTTATGGAATGAGAGCTTTAACCCGGAGCGCGTGGTCGCCTTCGCCTACAAAGACCCGGCGGTCTTCGGCGACACCGTCACTGCAGAAGGCGCTGCCTTTCGTAGCAACGGCGAATGGTACCACCTCACCTACAAATGCACCTGGAACCCCACCACAAACCTCGTCACCGCCCTGGAATTCCTAAGCGGCGACCTGATCCCCCACAGCGAATGGGAAGACCACTTCCTGTTTGCTCAGTAG
- a CDS encoding DUF1566 domain-containing protein translates to MTKRPFSLAGFATLFALSLPTPTLAEVDCSNKPHIRDRFSVSGPFVKQLDQPLEWKRCAEGARWDSKKRRCYGEPLLISQDQAVLRFEENKNGWRLPTIQELFSLLYSTCANKKELRTLFPDLRLPIFRESAHFWSTTQDEDLTRMYYYLDFHSYALDFHSQGYSLAVRAVRDTN, encoded by the coding sequence ATGACGAAACGACCATTTTCACTGGCCGGGTTTGCCACCCTTTTTGCCCTTAGCCTGCCAACCCCAACACTTGCCGAAGTCGATTGCAGCAACAAACCTCATATTCGAGACAGGTTCTCTGTAAGTGGCCCCTTTGTGAAGCAGCTGGACCAACCATTGGAATGGAAACGCTGTGCAGAAGGTGCACGCTGGGATTCCAAAAAGCGCCGCTGTTATGGCGAACCGCTGCTGATCTCGCAGGATCAGGCCGTGCTGCGCTTTGAGGAGAACAAAAACGGCTGGCGCCTACCAACCATTCAGGAGCTCTTCAGCCTACTATACTCAACCTGCGCCAACAAAAAAGAACTGCGCACGCTGTTCCCGGATTTGAGATTACCAATCTTCAGGGAATCCGCGCACTTCTGGTCAACAACGCAAGATGAAGACCTGACGCGTATGTACTACTATCTCGACTTCCATAGCTACGCTCTCGACTTCCACAGCCAAGGCTACTCCCTCGCCGTCCGCGCCGTACGCGACACCAACTAA
- a CDS encoding DUF1566 domain-containing protein, which translates to MKKTGLSLIATALLGSLAALPAHAQLDCGNKPPLQERFTVNGALVKQTGYALEWKRCAEGMSWESETQTCSGEPLEITQNVAASHFAENAQGWRLPTIRELYGLLDSTCAEKEELHAIFPDLAEPAFIDYADFWSATGDRKLEGMYYYLDFVTYALDFHSQGYSLAVRAVRDSK; encoded by the coding sequence ATGAAAAAGACAGGCCTTTCTCTCATCGCCACCGCTTTGCTCGGCAGCCTCGCAGCTCTTCCAGCCCATGCCCAACTGGACTGTGGCAACAAACCACCGTTGCAAGAGCGCTTCACCGTCAACGGGGCTTTGGTCAAGCAGACCGGATATGCTCTGGAATGGAAGCGATGTGCTGAGGGCATGTCATGGGAAAGCGAGACACAAACCTGTTCCGGCGAGCCGCTGGAAATCACTCAGAATGTAGCCGCTTCCCACTTTGCGGAGAACGCGCAGGGTTGGCGCCTCCCGACTATACGCGAACTTTATGGCCTTCTGGATTCCACATGCGCTGAGAAAGAAGAACTTCACGCCATCTTTCCAGATCTCGCAGAACCTGCGTTCATCGACTATGCCGACTTCTGGTCCGCCACGGGTGATCGAAAGCTGGAAGGCATGTACTACTATCTGGACTTCGTCACCTACGCCCTCGACTTTCATAGCCAGGGCTACTCTCTCGCCGTCCGCGCCGTGCGCGACAGCAAATAA
- a CDS encoding class I SAM-dependent methyltransferase: MSYEDHYETLLAEHYTWMFRIPFDEKVAEQRALLECAGLSQGQTAMDLGAGSGFQSMALVQMGFEQVTAVDTSPHLLKELQQRDHGDRITCLREDIRNVSVIISVPVDVALCMGDTLTHLGSLKEVEDLIADLADGLKPGGKLVFSWRDLSTVPTGVDRFIPVNSDKDRIMMCFLEDHEQHVMVHDVIHVRTKDGWQLKRSAYPKIKLSADDVRRAFAAHGLEVVSEHVERGMIVMTAQKAL; this comes from the coding sequence ATGAGCTACGAAGATCATTACGAGACCCTGCTGGCTGAACACTATACATGGATGTTCCGCATACCTTTTGACGAAAAGGTTGCCGAGCAACGGGCGCTGCTGGAATGCGCGGGTCTCAGCCAAGGACAAACTGCGATGGATCTAGGCGCTGGCTCCGGCTTTCAATCCATGGCGCTGGTGCAAATGGGGTTTGAGCAGGTGACCGCCGTTGATACCTCGCCTCACCTGCTGAAGGAGCTGCAACAGCGGGACCATGGAGACCGGATCACTTGTTTGCGCGAAGATATCCGCAATGTTTCAGTGATCATCTCAGTACCTGTCGATGTGGCGTTGTGTATGGGCGACACACTCACCCATCTGGGCAGCCTGAAGGAAGTGGAAGATTTGATTGCAGATCTGGCTGATGGTCTGAAACCTGGTGGCAAACTGGTGTTTTCCTGGCGCGATCTGAGCACTGTGCCGACAGGAGTTGATCGGTTCATCCCGGTGAACAGTGATAAAGACCGCATCATGATGTGCTTTCTGGAGGATCATGAGCAGCACGTGATGGTGCATGATGTCATTCATGTGCGCACCAAGGACGGCTGGCAGTTGAAGCGCAGTGCTTATCCGAAGATCAAACTCTCTGCTGATGATGTACGGCGCGCCTTCGCGGCGCACGGGCTTGAGGTGGTCAGCGAGCATGTGGAGCGAGGCATGATCGTGATGACGGCGCAAAAAGCGCTGTAA
- a CDS encoding glutathione S-transferase family protein: MLKIISYKICPFVQRVTAMLEAKQMPYQIDYISLKDKPDWFLEISPNGQVPVLITENGTALFESDAIVEYIDEIAPPLHPALSPEQKAIERAWSYQASKNYLVQCSTMRSHDKATLEERAEKLDALFAKAEKQISGEGFFFGPQPGNVDMAWLPLLHRADIIHRHAGYDFVKNFPTVKAWQKRLLATGLAEKSVAEDFEELFVNFYLSDQTYLGSGKCCDSPKEDVCKTGACC, encoded by the coding sequence ATGCTCAAGATCATCAGCTATAAAATCTGTCCGTTTGTCCAGCGCGTGACTGCCATGCTGGAAGCCAAGCAGATGCCCTATCAGATCGACTACATCAGCCTGAAAGACAAGCCCGATTGGTTCCTGGAAATCTCTCCCAACGGACAGGTGCCGGTGCTGATCACCGAAAACGGTACAGCGCTCTTTGAGTCCGATGCCATTGTCGAGTACATCGATGAAATAGCACCACCTCTGCATCCTGCGCTTTCACCAGAGCAGAAGGCCATTGAGCGGGCGTGGAGCTATCAGGCCTCCAAGAACTATCTGGTTCAATGCAGCACCATGCGCAGTCATGACAAGGCCACACTGGAAGAACGCGCTGAAAAGCTGGATGCCCTGTTTGCCAAAGCCGAAAAGCAGATCTCAGGGGAGGGGTTTTTCTTCGGCCCTCAGCCCGGCAACGTGGATATGGCGTGGCTGCCTCTGCTTCACCGGGCGGACATCATCCATCGCCATGCAGGCTATGACTTCGTAAAAAACTTCCCGACGGTGAAGGCTTGGCAGAAACGTCTGCTGGCGACAGGTCTGGCGGAAAAATCCGTTGCAGAAGACTTTGAAGAGCTGTTCGTCAACTTCTACCTCTCCGACCAGACTTATCTGGGCTCCGGGAAGTGCTGCGACTCTCCAAAGGAAGACGTCTGTAAAACAGGCGCTTGCTGTTAA
- the sigZ gene encoding RNA polymerase sigma factor SigZ, with protein MTLEQIWQEYRAALKAFLHSKLSNPADVDDLLQDILIKTFEKRGELKDQTALKSWLFQVANNAIIDHYRKNATRSDTSAAEDWHKQDAASIEQDLAVCIRPFIASLPDDSAELLTRIDLEGISQKDLAAEMGISYSTLKSRVQKSRSQMRKLYEDCCKMTLDTKGRVADYQEKSDSCKNC; from the coding sequence ATGACACTGGAGCAAATCTGGCAGGAGTATCGCGCGGCGCTCAAAGCGTTTTTGCATTCCAAGCTGAGCAATCCGGCGGATGTGGACGATCTTTTGCAGGACATTCTGATCAAGACCTTTGAGAAGCGTGGTGAGCTGAAAGACCAGACTGCGCTCAAGTCCTGGCTGTTTCAAGTGGCCAACAATGCCATCATCGACCACTACCGCAAGAACGCCACACGCAGTGACACCTCCGCTGCTGAGGATTGGCACAAGCAGGACGCCGCCAGCATCGAGCAGGATCTGGCTGTGTGCATCCGCCCGTTCATCGCCTCTTTGCCTGATGACAGTGCCGAGCTGCTGACCCGTATTGATCTGGAGGGCATCTCGCAAAAGGATCTGGCCGCAGAGATGGGGATCAGCTACTCCACGCTCAAATCCCGTGTTCAGAAAAGCCGCAGTCAGATGCGCAAACTCTATGAAGATTGCTGCAAGATGACTTTGGACACAAAAGGCCGCGTCGCGGATTATCAAGAAAAATCAGATAGCTGCAAAAACTGCTAG
- a CDS encoding VOC family protein produces MEKMTGIGGVFFRAKDPAAIAQWYEQHLDINLAPTNMEMTLWVSNEGVTVFSPFAEDTDYFPPQNNFMLNFRVADLDKMLNQLREASIEISQEQAMDGIGRFARIHDPEGNPIELWEPVS; encoded by the coding sequence ATGGAAAAAATGACGGGTATTGGCGGGGTCTTCTTCAGAGCGAAAGATCCTGCAGCCATCGCTCAGTGGTACGAGCAACATCTGGATATCAACCTGGCGCCGACAAATATGGAGATGACGCTTTGGGTATCGAATGAGGGCGTCACTGTGTTCTCGCCCTTTGCTGAGGACACGGATTACTTTCCGCCACAAAACAACTTCATGCTCAACTTCCGCGTGGCTGACTTGGACAAGATGCTCAACCAGCTTCGCGAGGCTTCCATCGAGATCTCTCAGGAACAAGCCATGGACGGTATTGGCCGCTTTGCCAGAATTCATGATCCGGAAGGCAATCCCATTGAACTTTGGGAACCTGTCTCTTAA
- a CDS encoding 2-oxoacid:ferredoxin oxidoreductase subunit beta, which yields MTDLKPKDFASSLDVRWCPGCGDYAVLKSLHKMLADTGAKLEDTLCVSGIGCSSRLPYYMATYGFHTIHGRAPAIASGAKLANPELDVWVFTGDGDGLSIGGNHLLHALRRNLDMQIVLFNNQIYGLTKGQYSPTSQKGVRTPSSPGGTVEMPLNPARFAIGAGSKFIARSIDTQAKVLGPILEAARAFDGTAFVEVLQNCVIFNDGVFDHLKDKKQGPDHTIVVEHGQPMVFGVNKDKGIRAKAGGFGLEVVSLDVGGSTEADLLVHDETNHALAVALAELGEKDGEPTVLGILFREPATEFGAASRVGLPEKPLSMNEKLTRLSATLRAAETWDVGEDAA from the coding sequence ATGACTGATCTGAAACCAAAAGATTTCGCCAGCTCCCTTGATGTTCGCTGGTGCCCCGGTTGCGGCGACTACGCTGTTTTGAAAAGCCTGCATAAAATGCTGGCAGATACAGGCGCAAAGCTGGAGGACACTTTGTGTGTCTCCGGCATCGGCTGCTCCTCCCGCTTGCCGTACTACATGGCAACCTATGGCTTCCACACGATCCATGGCCGCGCACCTGCCATCGCTTCAGGCGCAAAGCTGGCCAATCCGGAACTGGATGTGTGGGTGTTCACCGGTGATGGCGATGGACTTTCCATCGGCGGCAACCATCTGCTCCATGCCCTGCGCCGTAATTTGGATATGCAGATCGTTCTGTTCAACAACCAGATCTACGGCCTGACCAAAGGCCAGTATTCTCCAACCTCTCAGAAGGGTGTACGTACGCCGAGTTCTCCGGGTGGCACAGTGGAAATGCCGCTCAATCCGGCCCGTTTCGCTATTGGCGCTGGCTCCAAGTTCATCGCCCGCAGCATTGACACACAGGCCAAAGTGCTTGGCCCCATTCTGGAAGCGGCCCGAGCTTTTGACGGCACCGCTTTTGTGGAAGTGCTGCAGAACTGCGTGATCTTCAACGACGGTGTGTTTGATCACCTGAAGGACAAGAAGCAGGGACCAGACCACACCATCGTGGTGGAGCATGGTCAGCCCATGGTGTTTGGCGTGAACAAAGACAAAGGCATCCGCGCAAAAGCTGGTGGCTTTGGACTGGAAGTTGTTTCTCTGGATGTGGGCGGCAGCACGGAAGCAGACCTGCTGGTGCATGATGAGACCAATCACGCACTGGCCGTTGCTCTGGCAGAACTGGGCGAGAAAGACGGTGAGCCAACCGTCCTCGGCATCCTGTTCCGCGAGCCAGCCACTGAGTTTGGTGCCGCCAGCCGCGTTGGCCTTCCTGAAAAACCGCTGAGCATGAACGAAAAACTCACCCGCCTCTCCGCAACCCTGCGCGCTGCAGAAACGTGGGATGTGGGAGAGGACGCGGCTTAG
- a CDS encoding 2-oxoacid:acceptor oxidoreductase subunit alpha, with protein sequence MQNGLEHSTAMHELPVSQQPEVDYVRVRFAGDSGDGIQMTGTRLAESAARFGNDIATFPDFPADIRAPSGTIYGVSAYSLNIGHTEVDTFGDETDALVALNPAALRKYLEGVKQNGLLIIDMDAFTERSIAKAGFSGNPLEDGSLTSFRVLPLEITSNTEKALKETGLSAKDARRCKNMWTLGLVLWLFERSTADVEHWIEQKFHKKPEVAKANIMALQAGHLYGEVADLPPDVSRYRIQPAPLMEGEYRSINGNEGMAYGLYAGATLANLELFYGSYPITPASPLLHTVAKLKELGAISFQAEDEIAAICAAIGASYAGHLGVTGSSGPGIALKTEAIGLAIMTELPLVIVNVQRGGPSTGLPTKTEQSDLFQAIWGRNGDAPLPVIAPAHPGECFDMGVEAAKLATKHMTPLMVLTDGYIANASAPWKLPDFSDPAYEPFPVEQVKDPNGFLPYDHDPETMARPWAVPGTAELMHRIGGLEKQAGSGNISYDGENHQLMTQIRAQKLEAIAKSIPLQHVESGKTTGKLALLGWGSSWGPIRVAARRAELEGKSVSHIHLRHLWPLPPNLEELLSGFDRVIIPEMNNGQLATVLRSQMDVPVESVSCVKGRPFLVREIAKIIDDALGA encoded by the coding sequence ATGCAAAACGGACTGGAACACAGCACTGCAATGCACGAGCTTCCCGTCTCCCAGCAGCCGGAGGTCGACTATGTGCGCGTCCGCTTTGCAGGAGACTCGGGCGACGGTATTCAGATGACGGGCACGCGGTTGGCTGAAAGCGCCGCCAGATTTGGCAATGACATTGCAACCTTCCCAGATTTTCCGGCAGATATCCGCGCGCCAAGCGGCACGATCTATGGCGTTTCAGCTTACTCCTTGAACATCGGCCACACGGAAGTTGATACCTTCGGCGATGAAACCGATGCACTTGTGGCGCTGAACCCGGCTGCCCTGCGCAAATATCTGGAAGGTGTGAAGCAGAACGGCTTGCTCATCATCGATATGGATGCGTTCACCGAGCGGTCCATTGCCAAGGCAGGCTTTTCCGGCAATCCGCTTGAAGATGGCTCTCTCACCAGCTTCCGTGTTTTGCCACTGGAGATCACCAGCAATACAGAAAAGGCACTGAAGGAAACCGGCCTTTCTGCCAAGGATGCCCGCCGCTGCAAGAACATGTGGACCCTTGGCCTCGTGCTTTGGCTGTTTGAACGCTCCACGGCTGATGTAGAGCATTGGATTGAGCAGAAGTTCCACAAAAAGCCAGAGGTCGCCAAAGCGAACATCATGGCGCTGCAGGCGGGACACCTTTACGGCGAGGTTGCTGATCTCCCGCCGGATGTCTCCCGCTACCGCATTCAGCCCGCACCACTGATGGAAGGGGAATACCGCTCCATCAATGGCAACGAGGGTATGGCCTATGGCCTATATGCTGGTGCGACCCTTGCCAATCTTGAGCTGTTTTATGGCTCCTATCCAATCACCCCGGCTTCTCCCTTGCTGCACACCGTGGCAAAGCTGAAAGAGCTGGGTGCAATTTCGTTTCAGGCAGAAGATGAGATTGCTGCCATCTGCGCAGCTATCGGTGCTTCTTATGCGGGTCACCTAGGTGTAACCGGGTCATCCGGTCCGGGCATCGCGTTGAAGACAGAGGCGATCGGTCTTGCCATCATGACTGAGCTGCCATTGGTGATCGTCAACGTACAACGCGGCGGGCCTTCCACTGGCCTGCCAACCAAAACGGAACAGTCCGATCTGTTCCAGGCCATCTGGGGCCGCAACGGTGATGCGCCGCTGCCTGTCATCGCGCCCGCTCATCCGGGTGAGTGTTTTGACATGGGCGTGGAAGCCGCGAAGCTCGCCACCAAGCACATGACCCCGCTGATGGTGCTGACTGATGGCTACATCGCCAATGCCAGCGCCCCATGGAAGCTGCCGGACTTCAGCGATCCGGCTTATGAGCCGTTCCCTGTTGAGCAGGTTAAAGACCCAAACGGGTTCCTGCCGTATGACCATGATCCTGAGACAATGGCCCGTCCATGGGCTGTGCCGGGCACGGCTGAGCTGATGCACCGCATTGGTGGGCTGGAGAAACAGGCAGGCAGCGGCAACATCTCTTATGACGGTGAAAACCACCAGCTCATGACCCAGATCCGCGCACAAAAGTTGGAAGCGATTGCCAAGAGCATTCCGCTGCAGCATGTGGAATCTGGCAAGACCACCGGCAAGCTGGCTTTGCTGGGTTGGGGCTCCAGTTGGGGGCCAATCCGCGTGGCAGCCCGCCGTGCAGAGCTGGAAGGCAAATCCGTCTCTCACATTCACCTGCGCCATCTCTGGCCACTGCCGCCTAATCTGGAAGAGCTGCTTTCTGGCTTTGACCGGGTGATCATTCCGGAAATGAACAACGGACAGCTCGCAACGGTGCTGCGCAGCCAGATGGATGTTCCGGTTGAGAGCGTTTCCTGCGTGAAGGGACGTCCGTTCCTCGTTCGCGAAATTGCAAAAATCATCGACGACGCGCTGGGAGCTTAA
- a CDS encoding SDR family oxidoreductase, whose protein sequence is MSNTILITGASSGIGKSTAKYFQDKGWNVIATMRQPEKEEELTKLDNTLVTRLDVTDEASIEAAVAEGIARFGKIDVLLNNAGYGAYGPLEAFSMDKIRRQFETNVIGLIAVTKGVLPHLRANKSGTIVNISSIGGQMTFPLGALYHGTKFAVEGISEALHYELEAAGIKMKIVEPGMIRTDFAGRSFDFTNDESLTEYQGVVQAFFGAMSGDMPSSDPIVVAEVIYTAVTDGTDTLRYRAGPDAVQFLDNRKALDDVTFINGLKEQLGM, encoded by the coding sequence ATGTCCAACACAATCCTTATCACTGGTGCATCTTCCGGTATCGGCAAATCCACGGCTAAGTACTTCCAGGACAAAGGCTGGAACGTCATCGCCACCATGCGCCAGCCGGAAAAAGAAGAAGAGCTGACCAAACTCGACAACACTCTCGTCACTCGTCTGGATGTGACCGATGAGGCGTCTATTGAAGCTGCTGTTGCAGAGGGTATTGCTCGCTTTGGCAAGATTGACGTGTTGCTCAACAATGCCGGGTATGGTGCATATGGCCCGCTGGAAGCGTTTTCCATGGACAAAATCCGCCGCCAGTTTGAAACCAACGTGATTGGCCTGATTGCGGTGACCAAAGGCGTTCTGCCACACCTGCGCGCCAACAAGTCCGGCACCATCGTCAACATCTCGTCGATCGGTGGTCAGATGACCTTCCCACTCGGTGCGCTCTACCACGGTACCAAGTTTGCCGTGGAAGGGATCTCTGAAGCGCTGCACTACGAGCTGGAAGCTGCTGGCATCAAAATGAAGATCGTAGAGCCGGGCATGATCCGCACCGACTTCGCAGGCCGCTCTTTCGACTTCACCAATGATGAAAGCCTGACGGAATATCAGGGTGTGGTGCAGGCCTTCTTCGGTGCAATGAGCGGCGACATGCCGTCCTCAGATCCGATCGTGGTCGCGGAAGTCATCTACACTGCGGTGACCGACGGCACCGACACCCTGCGCTACCGCGCCGGCCCCGACGCCGTCCAGTTCCTCGATAACCGCAAAGCCCTCGACGACGTCACCTTCATCAACGGCTTGAAGGAGCAGTTGGGGATGTAG
- a CDS encoding threonine dehydratase encodes MPMFSLQDLEAAHTTVRQFVPETPVYAWPLLKERTGVDVYVKHENHTPTGSFKARGGFTYVDALMNSGEKPNGLVTATRGNHGQSVALGATRNGIPSYIVVPEGNSQEKNAAMRAFGANVIIAGKDFDESRVVAQQLQEEHGYHMVPPFHENLVRGVSTYALELYCSIADLDVVYVPIGMGSGICSLITVRDLLGLKTKIIGVTAQNANAFALSFAAGKAVQTATANTFADGMACRDPQAQPLEIILKGAEDVVSVSETQIAEAMMAYYKDTHNLAEGAGAAPLAALMANRTNLQGKRVATILTGGNIDLTTFLNVMNAHTQETSELASA; translated from the coding sequence ATGCCGATGTTTTCTTTGCAAGACCTGGAAGCTGCTCACACCACCGTTCGCCAGTTTGTTCCTGAAACACCTGTTTACGCCTGGCCTCTGCTTAAGGAGCGGACCGGCGTTGATGTTTATGTGAAGCATGAGAACCATACGCCAACCGGCTCGTTCAAAGCCCGTGGTGGGTTCACCTATGTTGATGCGCTGATGAATTCTGGCGAAAAGCCGAATGGATTGGTCACCGCCACCCGCGGCAATCACGGCCAATCGGTTGCACTTGGGGCAACCCGTAATGGCATTCCATCTTACATTGTCGTTCCTGAAGGCAACTCGCAGGAAAAGAACGCGGCCATGCGCGCCTTCGGGGCCAACGTGATCATCGCAGGCAAGGATTTTGATGAGAGCCGCGTGGTTGCACAGCAGCTGCAGGAAGAGCATGGCTATCACATGGTGCCACCATTCCATGAGAACCTGGTCAGAGGCGTTTCCACCTATGCATTAGAGCTCTATTGCTCCATTGCGGATCTGGATGTGGTTTACGTTCCTATTGGCATGGGCTCGGGCATTTGCAGTCTGATCACAGTGCGAGATTTGCTGGGGCTGAAGACGAAGATCATCGGCGTGACCGCTCAAAACGCCAATGCATTCGCTCTGTCTTTTGCCGCTGGCAAGGCAGTGCAGACAGCAACAGCCAACACCTTCGCCGACGGTATGGCCTGCCGTGATCCGCAAGCGCAGCCGCTGGAGATTATCCTGAAGGGGGCAGAGGATGTGGTTAGCGTTAGCGAGACCCAGATCGCAGAAGCGATGATGGCCTATTACAAGGACACCCATAACCTCGCCGAAGGGGCTGGCGCAGCACCATTGGCCGCTCTGATGGCCAACCGCACCAACCTGCAAGGCAAACGCGTCGCCACCATCCTCACCGGGGGCAACATCGACCTCACCACCTTCCTGAATGTGATGAACGCTCACACGCAGGAAACCAGCGAGCTGGCATCAGCCTGA
- a CDS encoding helix-turn-helix domain-containing protein: MSLRRDIISKWKVQLLPSSAYAVSYTAAQASVGFAFESQRGVHSFNSDRRVDFWTRPNSLAFVPEGCAVTSESERGGEYLTFTVPEEYLRTDENALRFNHAISKEAIAAAYELRKALLLGEYSDVLELETQLFALLDVVDQVQAGSLYEPPASASMTEARLKRIEELVEAQLSEQISISDLAGCVDLSSGFFNRAFKAATGKTPHDYVVERRVARARRLLAKSQKNLSDVAYACGFSSHAHMSSTFKKRLGVTPSQLMIS; encoded by the coding sequence ATGAGTTTAAGGCGGGACATTATCAGCAAGTGGAAGGTGCAGCTGTTGCCGAGCAGTGCCTATGCTGTGTCCTATACTGCCGCTCAGGCCTCTGTCGGGTTTGCGTTTGAAAGCCAGCGCGGGGTTCATTCCTTCAATAGCGATCGCCGGGTTGATTTCTGGACCCGTCCCAACAGCCTCGCCTTTGTGCCAGAGGGCTGTGCGGTGACCTCAGAAAGTGAACGGGGTGGTGAGTATCTGACCTTCACGGTGCCTGAAGAGTATCTGCGCACGGATGAAAATGCGTTACGGTTCAATCATGCCATCTCAAAAGAAGCGATTGCAGCAGCTTATGAGCTGCGCAAGGCGTTGCTGTTGGGGGAGTATTCTGATGTGCTGGAACTGGAAACGCAGCTCTTTGCTCTGCTGGATGTGGTGGATCAGGTGCAGGCTGGCTCGTTGTATGAGCCTCCAGCCTCCGCGTCCATGACAGAAGCGCGCCTCAAACGCATTGAAGAGCTGGTTGAAGCCCAGCTTTCTGAGCAGATTTCTATTTCAGATCTTGCAGGGTGCGTTGATCTTTCATCTGGCTTCTTCAATCGCGCCTTCAAAGCAGCAACGGGTAAAACGCCCCACGACTATGTGGTTGAGCGGCGCGTGGCGCGGGCGCGCAGGCTTCTGGCCAAGTCGCAGAAAAACCTCAGCGATGTGGCTTATGCCTGCGGGTTTTCCTCCCACGCGCATATGAGCTCTACTTTCAAGAAACGTCTTGGGGTAACACCCAGTCAGCTGATGATCAGTTAG
- a CDS encoding GNAT family N-acetyltransferase, translating into MDSLERTFTLSEMSKTPAFIPTIAHRIWQAWWRDKGVLQSEIETKLRAALCPEAVPTAYVAHRGDTYLGSALLIESDFAARPHLTPWVAAVWTEEVHRREGIGTALVKRMAQLAFESGFSRAYLCASDDNTPFYEKMGWKVLEYHVKQLNVLALDKPN; encoded by the coding sequence ATGGACAGTTTAGAGCGTACTTTTACCCTTTCTGAAATGAGCAAGACTCCCGCTTTCATTCCAACCATAGCCCATCGCATCTGGCAGGCCTGGTGGCGGGATAAGGGCGTTTTACAAAGCGAAATTGAAACCAAACTCCGCGCAGCTCTTTGTCCTGAAGCTGTGCCCACCGCCTATGTTGCCCATCGCGGCGACACTTATCTGGGCAGCGCACTCCTGATCGAAAGCGATTTTGCCGCGCGTCCGCATCTCACGCCATGGGTCGCTGCTGTCTGGACCGAAGAAGTCCACCGGCGTGAAGGTATCGGAACCGCACTGGTCAAACGCATGGCGCAACTGGCGTTCGAGAGCGGGTTCTCGCGGGCCTATCTGTGCGCGTCAGACGACAACACACCCTTTTACGAGAAGATGGGATGGAAGGTGCTGGAGTACCACGTGAAGCAACTTAACGTGCTGGCACTGGACAAACCTAACTGA